From the genome of Thermogutta terrifontis, one region includes:
- a CDS encoding RNA polymerase sigma factor, producing MICVRKFRKRARSVGRRRGLLPNVLSRKAVLKMDALAGHQDWQGQGPPRPEWSDEDLIREYQMTGSPQAFEELVRRYERELFNYLCQYLRDPEMAEDAFQATFLQVHRKCHQFDAGRRFRPWLYAVATNQAIDAQRRSRRHRLVSLDQRTFGQLTENETGALVDIVEGAELDPEERLELSERKEDVQQALEHLPPALREVILLVYYQGLKYREAAEILNIPVGTVKSRLHSAIRKLEHHLKLPQSPSHA from the coding sequence ATGATCTGTGTCCGAAAATTTCGCAAGCGAGCTCGTTCGGTTGGCCGCCGTCGCGGTTTGTTGCCGAACGTGCTTTCTCGAAAAGCCGTACTGAAAATGGACGCGCTTGCTGGACACCAAGATTGGCAAGGTCAGGGGCCGCCCCGACCGGAATGGTCCGATGAGGACCTCATTCGCGAGTACCAGATGACTGGTTCTCCGCAGGCGTTTGAGGAACTGGTCCGTCGGTACGAACGCGAATTGTTCAATTATTTGTGCCAGTACCTGCGCGACCCGGAAATGGCCGAGGACGCTTTCCAGGCCACTTTTCTTCAGGTCCACCGCAAGTGTCATCAATTTGACGCAGGACGACGGTTCCGCCCGTGGTTGTACGCAGTCGCCACCAACCAGGCCATTGATGCCCAGCGACGGAGCCGCCGTCATCGCTTGGTGAGTCTGGATCAGCGAACCTTCGGCCAGCTGACCGAGAATGAGACAGGCGCGTTGGTGGACATCGTGGAAGGGGCGGAGCTCGACCCCGAAGAACGACTTGAACTCAGTGAGCGTAAAGAGGATGTGCAGCAGGCCCTGGAACACTTACCGCCCGCTCTGCGGGAGGTGATCCTTCTGGTGTACTATCAGGGGCTTAAATATCGGGAGGCTGCAGAAATTCTCAATATTCCGGTGGGGACTGTCAAAAGTCGCCTGCACTCCGCGATTCGCAAACTTGAACATCATTTAAAGCTGCCTCAGTCGCCAAGCCATGCCTGA